catgcacttcgggtctactgtgtgactggtccgccgctccggccaacagtccacctggtctaccctccgagtctagccatatacatcgattctgcagtgtgattggtccgcccgcaccgggccttcaatccacctggtccactctctgagtctacagtatgactggtccgcccgcaccgggccttcagtcagcctggtccactctccgagcctcggcacgtctggtccgccctcttggggcctacagcctatccggaccgctcgctgggccttcgggacaaccggtccgccctgggtatcttggcctacagcacaaagcaggacccgcctcaacccaactccagtccaaacaaccatgtgcacataaacatacaatcatataacaattcacagtcaataagccgatcaacagatcacataacatatcatcatcctaaccaggataccgacctaaccggtcactagcatagcatcaccctacatatcaggataccgacctcaaccaggtctctatcaTATACCATcttagctaccaggatgcaaacatatcaaacaataacataacaacaaatacccggatctcaatccgataaagggccggccttggtgccttagaccctattgatatagtgaggataactcacctcgcactgccgaaactctgaactgaagaagtagATTCTCGAAccaccgactcaccgaaaatcccgaactagccaacatagcacaaataaacattaggccaagcacaatactcttccaagggtaaattgaccattttacccttaactcaatccggcccaacactaggtaagcttccaagcccaacaatggcctaaagtccaaaagtccaaagtaaagcccaatattggcccaatttactaaattgggcccacctcatcAAATGGGCCTAACTCATgatccataacaaccaatgggcccaCAACACTCTAACCATCATGTCCAGTCACAGCCTaaaatccagcagcccaaataacagcccaatccttaaagcccaaaatgaaaacccaacagagggagtacgcttggcgtaccctccctggtatgctgggcgtacatgcTGAATCGCGACTGGGGATCGGGGCGTTGACTCGCTACGCGGGGAGTACTcataggttacgcggggcgtaacctcacTGCTCAACAACACCATATAACGTCTTAATggtttaagctcttaagcccaaacttcagatccttaggccaaatatgcctaagattcataaagtctcaaactttatcacttgggacgtccataaagctcttaatccaaggtcttaatccattaagacccacatatctcacacatggagcaaccacaacccttgggacctcatttttctcactcaagacctctccaaaggtctgaaaggacagataatcttgaccaaTTCGAAACATGcaacaagatgaggacttttgggacaagaatggtgtcaaagcttcacaatacatagatctacacaatatgaatgtcaagcaagaagctttatacctcaaataggctccaaaggatgatgtctttccagatctataagctccaaccGTCCCACTCCTTCTTTgccaacttctcctttcttcctttATGCTTTCCTTTGCTAATCTAAACTTtccaagaccaaacacacccaaAAATGGAGGTGGGAcgactatctagggtttctgaggttaagagagtGCTTATGGAGGCTAAGGTGGAAGCctttatgttccttatatagtggttgcccttaaaattagggttttgggattctgagagtacgctaggcgtacctctagtacgttgggcgtactcgaccATGCACCCGCGTTCATTCTcccaattacgctgggcgtacccaacatATCCCTTTTCTTCATACTTGGTTTTCCTTTTCCACTTTTCCCATAAAAGAACCAACATTACCCTTTctcttaaatctcagggactcATACATAAATAATTTtaggaacggggtgttacaagaaGATACAAAGGTTTGAAGCAATTGATTGAAGGAATGATCAATTACATTCGGCCTTTTGTATAGCGACGACAATTAGCAATTGAAGAGGGAAAAGAAGGAGGAGAGCTGCAAGTGAATTGTGGGTTGTAGAATGTGGGAGGTGGGCAGTTCGTCGGCTGAGGAAGGAAAAAATTTTGATCATTATATGCGCCACACAAACCGACAGTGAACATGGGGAAAAAGAAGGAAGTGTGCGAAGGAGCTGAACACGGCTGAAACCTCCGATTAACCGTAAATACAAACTTATTACAGTCCAGATTGAAAGTTTGAGAGTTTGAAGGCTGAGAGGTTTTTTACTCTCAACAATAGTATAAAGAATTTTATATGTACAATCAAAGCcaaacatgttttttttaataatttattgagtttttttaaaacttattttgaaaaaaatcataaatcaatAAGAGTTATTTtttagagaaaatgacaaaaatagccatttacacctaattacattacaaaaatagtaaaaaaaaaccgAAGTTGCAAAAATAACCatgaatttcgcagatggaatagtcccatctgcgaaatgggctttCCATCTGTgaatgtacaagcagctaaagcacaactgtgctttagctgcttgtacattcgcaggtggtttatttatttattttatttgtttttttttctctatatATATTGAAATTATAGGGTGAAATCGCAGATGAAATAGCCCCATCTGCGATTTACTCTGATTCCATCTGTGAAATTGtggtttatttaattttttttttagtttgactatgaaatcaatTGGTTTGTAGCTCGGTTATACCCAAAAGTAtatcaccaacatcaacataatgcccgtaaacatgtttttttttttttcatttttttgacttgaattttttttctttttagttttatctaccacacgcctattcataaCTCTAACTTCTTGTTCAGCAACAttatttcgtagtcaaaccagttgatttcatagtcaaactaaaaaaaaaaaataaaaaataaaatacaaattaaaAAATAACCGCAATTTCAAAGATGGAATCAGAGTAAATCGCAGATGGGGCTATTCCATCTGTGATTTTACCCTACAATTTCAATATATAcagagaaaaaaaataataaaataaaccaCCTGCGAATGTACAAACAACTAAAGCACAATTGTGCTTTAGCTGTTTGTATATTCGCAGATGGAAAGCTCATTTCGCAGATGAgactattccatctgcgaaattcatGATTATTTTTGCAacttcgtttttttttttctatttttgttaTGTAATTAATGTAAATGATATTttctctatttttttatttttatttttttccctAACAACACTTTTAGCAAACCAATCCAAACACCCTAATTAAGCAACCCAAAAACCTAGGCCTGGCAATCGTgccgtgttcgggttggcgtgtcgcgggttggcgggttggcgtgtcaaaatatgtcaacccaaacacaacccatttaaatatacaggtcacgggttggcgggtcacgggttggcgggtttggaacataaactcatatatgacccaccaacccatttatttaaacGGGTTCACAAGTTGGCGGGTTTGTGTGTCAGATTTGGGTTCATGGGTCTGAATTTTAcatatttaagtcttaaacatccaaatgaaaattaaaaacattcatagaaacatgttacaaacttagccttataggttacgacttatgACATTAGACCATTCACCACGAGTCATAATatcaaaacagtcaaatggtctatgaataaatgatatatttttGTAATAGTTATTAGATATTAATACTtagatacataaatacatttaaaaataaaatatatattttttattaagaatataaacgggttggcaggtcaacccgtttattttttgaaaaacccatatatgacccgtttaataaacgggttgacgggttggcgggttgaaaaactcaatccaaacccatttatttcatgtcgtgtcgcgggtcgtatcgcgtgtcgtgtcgagaattgtcagCCCTACAAAAACCCTCTAACTAAAAAAAAGTGGGTTTTAAACGAGACTGAGATAATAATAGTCGGCCTAGTTTTTAAAAAATTTCTCAGGGAATCATATTGATATTGTAGTAAATCAAATCGACCCAAAATCCTCGTTCTTTTGTTCAAATTGAAGTCGGTTCTATAAAAGTTTCAAATGGCGAACCTCCCAATTCTACAATTTGAAGACAAGATATTAGAAACCGTGGATCACAATCCAGTAGTGGTGGTAATTGGTGAGACGGGTTCAGGGAAGAGCACTCAACTCTCTCAGATTTTACACAGAAGCGGCTACACGAAGGCCGGAACCATCGCCGTCACCCAGCCACGCCGTGTCGCCGCCGTATCTGTTTCTAGGTAATTATATTCTCAGTGATCGAACATCAGCATGTGATTCATTATATAGACATTATTTTACACCACTCATGGCTTTTTGAATTCCGTTTCAATGGTTACTTCCCAACTTCTCCATTGAGGTAAACAATTCAGAAAATGCGATTTTTGTTAAGAAAATAATGTTGTTTTGCTTTTGTTTCTGACATGGACAACAGAAGGGTTGCACAGGAGCTTGGTGTCCGACTGGGTGATGAAGTTGGTTATGCCATAAGATTCGAGGACAGAACTTCAGAGAGAACTTGTATTAAGTAAACTAATGTCATGATCTACATCTACCTCTGGCAAGCGATACTGATTTCTAATGATAGTTTATACTCTGGTTTGACCAGGTATCTTACTGATGGAGTACTCCTCCGTGAAAGCCTTTCTGACCCTGAGCTCAAACAATATTCTGTTGTCATATTAGATGAGGCTCATGAAAGGAGTCTAAACACGTAAGACCTCATACTTTATCCCATAACTTAACCCTTAAATGTAAAGCTAACGAGCCATTTTAATACAGGGATATATTAATGGGGCTGATGAAAAGGTTGATTAGACTGCGTGCTTCCAATTTGAAAGTTTTGATCACTTCAGCTACTCTTGATGGTGAAAAGGTGTCAAGATTTTTCTCTGATTGCCCAGTCCTAAATGTTCCTGGGAAATTGTTTCCTGTAGAAATATTATATAGTGCAGAACAACCCAAAAGTTATATAGAATCATCTCTGAAAAAAGCTATTGGTAAGCACAGAATTTATTCTCCTTCATTGTTATTAAAACTTGTTGGAGTCTTATTATAATGGTGAACCAATATTGTTGCAGACATACACGTTAACGAGCCAGAAGGGGACATTTTGATATTTATGACTGGGCAGGTAATTCAAATTTCATGTCTTAGCATTTCTTTTTATGTTGTAATAGTTGATGTTCTTctatattttaaattaaaaagtgATGGGGTTCTATTAGGATGACATAGAGAAATTGGTATCAAAACTGGAAGAAAGAATTCAAAGCCTTGAAGTAGGGTCTTGTATGGATGCCATAGTCCTGCCACTTCATGGTTCATTGCCACCTGAAATGCAGGCTAGTACTATTTATTTATCCATCcatcaaataacatttttattattacatttttatAATAACTAAACTAATGTTGTGTGATTTATAAACTATAGGTGCGAGTGTTTAATCCTCCACCTCCAAACTGTAGGCGTTTCATTGTTGCAACAAACATTGCTGAAACTTCCTTGACTGTTGATGGCGTTGTGTAAGAAAATCTTTAAAACTTTGTTATCATGTCAAATTGTCAATATTTCTATTATTCTAATTAATCTTCTGTAATTTAGGTATGTTATAGACTCCGGTTATGTGAAGCAGCGACAGTATAATCCATCAAGTGGAATGTATTCTCTTGATGTTGTTCAGATTAGCAGGTAATAAATAATCTATATATTATATATTCTTGAAAgtagaatgttttttttttttaaaaaaaaaactttattaaaACTGCAGGGTGCAGGCTAACCAACGGGCGGGTCGGGCAGGAAGAACACGACCCGGGAAGTGTTTTCGGTTATACCCGTTGGCTGTTTACCAAGACAATTTATTGGAAGCCACTGTTCCTGAAATACAACGTTCTTCTTTAGCTGGAAGTGTTCTTTATTTAAAATCTTTGGATCTTCCAGATATTGATATTCTTAAATTTGACTTTCTTGATGCACCTTCGCATGAGTCTTTACAAGATGCTCTTAAACAGTTGTTTCTGATTGATGCTTTAGACGAGAATGGGACTATTACGCCTATAGGAAAAACAATGTCAGGTATtttgtttcctttttttttttttttttaaactggaTCCTTATGATGATTGCTGAATTGAAACAATATactgaaaattttagtttttgatAGAGCTTCCTTTGGAACCTTCACTTGCAAGGACTTTAATTGAGGCGAATGAATATGGTTGTTTATCTCAAGCTTTGAGTGTAGCTGCTATGTTATCAGTGGAAGGTACTTTGCTTCCTGGACGAAGGTATACTTATTCAAACAtgttattaaaagaaaaaatctTCACGATTttgtaaatattaaaatttttccATTTCTTATTTGCAGCAAAAACACAGACAGGAAGAGAAAGCATCCTCCTTCAGATCTTCCTGATGGGTCTGGTTTGGGTGATCACATCCAGTTACTTCAGATCTATGAGCTTTGGGATGAAGTTGACTATAGTATTGACTGGTGTAAAGATAACAACCTACAGGTTTTAATTATTTTTGTAAAATTGCATACAGTTATTTTTTGGTATGTGTGAGCCGTATAAGACTAATGATTGTTTTGTTGAAATTTGGTATATTCAGGTACGTGGGATGCTATTTGCTAAAGATGTTCGGAAACAATTGTCGCAAATAATGCAGAAGGTTGCAAAAGGTTAGCAATAGAAACATATTTTCTCAAATATATGCTTTAACTTTTCAGATTATAAAATGGACGCATAGTTTAATGGAAGTGTGTGTTTGATTATTACTGAAACAGGAGGCTTAGATATAAAAAGAAAGGAAAGAAGGAGAGATAGAGAAGAAAATTATAAGAATCTAAGAAAGGctttgtgtgtggggtatgcaaGCCAGCTGGCAGAGCGGATGATTCGTCATAACGGTTACCGGACTCTTGGCTTCAAGTCTCAACTTGTCCAGGTAAAATAAACAACCAACAACAAGAGAGTCGGTaatgactcattccattccaACATGATAACGGAGTGGTAATTACCGATTCCATTCCATGTATGATCTAACTAACTCTAACCAAATGGATTTTTGTGTGTTGGTAGGTGCACCCGTCTTCCGTGCTGCGAACAGATGAAGAAGGAATGCTTCCAAATTATGTTGTGTACCATGAACTTATTTCTACTACACGCCCATACATGCGCAATCTGTGTGAAGTAGAGATGCAATGGGTGACCCCAATATTGCAAAAGCTTGAGAAGCTAAATGTCAACAAACTAAGGTACATAAAACTTTAACTTGTTCAGACCTACATTTATATTctatacacatacatatacatagaCTTATATATAGTTAAGCATTTTTTACCAATAATAGAAATATAACCCATAATAGCAACCTTTAAACATACTTGCAATTCATTTTCCATAAGTACATTGTTATTACCTGCATTATACCCTTGACAAAAATGGAAGcacaatgtactttcattatttaatttatttagtcACTAGTGATTAAtccattatgtttttttttttttaacttggaaaaaaatcatttttttaggtTACCAATGGTTTTCTTTATACACTAATCGATAAAATGGTGAAAGTACAAGTGCTTTACTGTATTTTacggtgtatatatatatatatattgtatctatctatattcatatatgaatcttTGGAGCAGTGGTGGATCGAACCAGGCCGAGGAGGCGAGCACAACCGATGATTTGGGTGGTccccagagagagagagagaaagaggtgaAAAATGGAGATGACTCCAACGCTAGAATACAAGCAGCTCGGGACCGCTTTCTAGCCCGGAAAGGAAATAAATAGACAAAAGATTTGACCATCATGTAATAGAGAAAAAACACAACTGTTGACAATATATACACAATCTATGGGTTTTACCCAATTGGTATCTAACTAACTCTTCCAGTATAGTGGTTGTAAGTCGAAacattaaatttcattttttacccTTATGTTTTGTATAACTGTCATCCTTGTTCTTATGGTTTCAAAGCCTTTTGGTTAATGCAACACATGAAATTAATTGTCCATCGACTTTGACCTTGTAACCCAGTAAAACCAAGTTTCAAAAGTTATACACAACCTTTTTATGCAATGaactaagtttttttttaatatataacatGAACAAGTTACATACACCATTGAttttatattcataaaaaaaacttGTTCTAAAGTTTTTTATATTGttaaaattgcaaaaaaaaaccTTGTCACTATAGCTTTAAgattgaaggaaattgtttttgTATGTTAGAAGGACTTGATGGAAATTGGAAAAAGAATATATGTACCACTCAGTTTTGGTTTTGTTaataaaatcaacaaaatcaccacaAAACTTGTGGTTAACGAACGCATCATTGATGCAAAATGGTTTCGGGTCAACCGTCAAGGGACTAAAATATAACAACATAATGTTTGAAGGAGCCAATCTGAAAATTTCCAGTTCCCGTAATTCCACCTATGGAGATAGCACAGCAGCAATATGATTTTAGATTCATAACAGAGGGTCAACACAGCCTTCGCTCTCACTCCCTAAAGCCTACTACTCTACTACAACGCTCAGTTTCAATCATCGGTGAGACTCGGATCCTATTTTCAATAGACAGAATCATATAATCACAAATTTTAAACAAATGTAGAATCGCTGGTTGTTTGTTTCAGCTATTGGATTTGTATCTTTGAAATATCTTACAATTCATCATCATCGTAATCTAGGAGTTTAATCCAATTGTTTGATCGATTTTGTTGTTTGTGTTTATGctgacgtttttttttttttttttttttttttttttttttttttttttttaatttatgaaaTGAAAGACGATGAGGTTGGCGCCGAGGGAGGTGGAGAAATTGATGTTACACAATGCTGGATATTTAGCGCAGAAGCGTCTTGCTCGTGGATTAAGGCTTAATTACACCGAAGCTGTTGCACTTATTGCCACTCAGGTAGTTGATTTAATTAATTCACTTTGATATTATGTGGCAGTCGATTTGTATCTCTAAGCAACCGATGCTATTTTAGAATGACTGTTGGGGAATCATATTGAACATAGAACAG
The genomic region above belongs to Lactuca sativa cultivar Salinas chromosome 4, Lsat_Salinas_v11, whole genome shotgun sequence and contains:
- the LOC111906272 gene encoding probable pre-mRNA-splicing factor ATP-dependent RNA helicase DEAH4 isoform X1, with the protein product MANLPILQFEDKILETVDHNPVVVVIGETGSGKSTQLSQILHRSGYTKAGTIAVTQPRRVAAVSVSRRVAQELGVRLGDEVGYAIRFEDRTSERTCIKYLTDGVLLRESLSDPELKQYSVVILDEAHERSLNTDILMGLMKRLIRLRASNLKVLITSATLDGEKVSRFFSDCPVLNVPGKLFPVEILYSAEQPKSYIESSLKKAIDIHVNEPEGDILIFMTGQDDIEKLVSKLEERIQSLEVGSCMDAIVLPLHGSLPPEMQVRVFNPPPPNCRRFIVATNIAETSLTVDGVVYVIDSGYVKQRQYNPSSGMYSLDVVQISRVQANQRAGRAGRTRPGKCFRLYPLAVYQDNLLEATVPEIQRSSLAGSVLYLKSLDLPDIDILKFDFLDAPSHESLQDALKQLFLIDALDENGTITPIGKTMSELPLEPSLARTLIEANEYGCLSQALSVAAMLSVEGTLLPGRSKNTDRKRKHPPSDLPDGSGLGDHIQLLQIYELWDEVDYSIDWCKDNNLQVRGMLFAKDVRKQLSQIMQKVAKGGLDIKRKERRRDREENYKNLRKALCVGYASQLAERMIRHNGYRTLGFKSQLVQVHPSSVLRTDEEGMLPNYVVYHELISTTRPYMRNLCEVEMQWVTPILQKLEKLNVNKLSGGSNQAEEASTTDDLGGPQREREKEVKNGDDSNARIQAARDRFLARKGNK
- the LOC111906272 gene encoding probable pre-mRNA-splicing factor ATP-dependent RNA helicase DEAH4 isoform X2 produces the protein MGLMKRLIRLRASNLKVLITSATLDGEKVSRFFSDCPVLNVPGKLFPVEILYSAEQPKSYIESSLKKAIDIHVNEPEGDILIFMTGQDDIEKLVSKLEERIQSLEVGSCMDAIVLPLHGSLPPEMQVRVFNPPPPNCRRFIVATNIAETSLTVDGVVYVIDSGYVKQRQYNPSSGMYSLDVVQISRVQANQRAGRAGRTRPGKCFRLYPLAVYQDNLLEATVPEIQRSSLAGSVLYLKSLDLPDIDILKFDFLDAPSHESLQDALKQLFLIDALDENGTITPIGKTMSELPLEPSLARTLIEANEYGCLSQALSVAAMLSVEGTLLPGRSKNTDRKRKHPPSDLPDGSGLGDHIQLLQIYELWDEVDYSIDWCKDNNLQVRGMLFAKDVRKQLSQIMQKVAKGGLDIKRKERRRDREENYKNLRKALCVGYASQLAERMIRHNGYRTLGFKSQLVQVHPSSVLRTDEEGMLPNYVVYHELISTTRPYMRNLCEVEMQWVTPILQKLEKLNVNKLSGGSNQAEEASTTDDLGGPQREREKEVKNGDDSNARIQAARDRFLARKGNK